AGTGTTTTATCGAGTAATAAAAtgaagggaaaagaaaaggaaaattcccTTATTTTTGGTTCAATGGAACATGCTCGTTAACGGAGCGTGgtacaacaacatcccgacaactCTCGCCAATAGGCGAGGCTTTTCACAGACTGATAGTGTAGAAATCACCAGCAACCAAAACGTTATCCATTTAGCAAAACGAGAAGTTCCCGCGGATGAAAATGAGCTACACCTGCCAATCGCTAAACTCATTGGCGCCGTTAGTGTTTCCCGTTAAAAGATACGGCATATCCATTCCTCCGTCAGAATTTCGGTGCCGGAAAACCAGAAAATCATCGCCAATGATACTCTACAGTCGTCTCGATAACTCTACTGATACTCAACAGCAACAGCTTAATCTCTCCGTTCTTCGTTTCACTCTCGGTAGGTCCAAAACTCCTCtatttctctctctctatttcaattattttgtatttttcatatacTTTCATGTAATATGTACTCATTATTTGTGTGTGAAATTGTTTGCGCGTGTTGGATAGGAATACCGGGATTGGATGAATCATATTTGCCTCGGTACATAGGCTGCGCATTTGGTTCTCTTTTGGTATTGAATCACTTTCTCGGTTCGGATTCATCCGCCATCACCGCTGCACAGCTCGTGAGTTCACAATTTGTATTCAACTCTATGCATAACTGTTGTCTGTTTTAATGTAGTTCTAATTCTAATTCAGCGTTTTCTGTTTTGTATAGAGAACGGAAGTTTTAGGTGTTTTTTTGGCTGCTTTTTCTGTTATGGTTCCCTACCTTGGAAAGTTTCTTAAGGTAATCTCTTTGTCTATGTTTTACGTAGATATTAGAGAGCTTAAGTTCTATAACATCCTCCCGAAACGGGAGGATATGTTATTGAAAATGTACTGTAAAATATGTTCTTTTTATGACGGTGATGTGGTGGCCAGCTTGCACACCTCGACTATTCCACCAGGTACCGGAGAGCTTATGGTTCTCCTCCCACTACATGACCGCTAGGCCACTTCCTTAGTGCACTAAATTGTTAATGACTAAATTGGCTTTATCTTCAGGGTGCTGTTCTAGTAGAAGAAAGAAATGTTCCTGAAGATGCTGAGCAAGCCTTTGTCATCTCAGAAGAAATATCAGATACTCTGAAGGAGGATTTGGCTTGGGGAACATATGTTTTGTTGCGCAACACAAGCACCATATCAGTGGTATGTATCTTTGGAAAAGATTGTGCCAACATGGATTAGTCAGAGCATCTTACAAGAAGATAGTACGACCACAATTTGAAGAAAACTTATAACCGTGAAGATTATGTTGATTTTGCAGCTATTTTCACTTCAAGATACAATTTGTGCTCGTGGCTACTGGAGAATACCAAAAGATGTGTCGAAAGATCAGTTATGTGATTGGTTTGAGAAACAGATCCAGCAAAGTGGTTTTCGTAATTTGAATGAGATACTTTATTTTCCGGAGGTCTCAGGTATTAATTATTAAATCTCGTTTCTATGAGAGTGATGCCCTTTCAAATATTAAATTACACTTTCTGCAGTGTAAATTAAGGTGAAAACTGCACTTTGTTGTATTATTACTAAGTTGTGATATTGTGGTTCTCTCCACATTTTTGTGATAGTCTAGACTCTGAACTGTTGGAGATGCTTCCAAAAGGAACCCGTTCTCTCCTTGTTCAACCGGTATTACAAACTGAAACCTCAAATTCCGGCCAGAAGTGGAAGAAAGATGGTTTTGTGCTTGTGGCTTCCAGCAACAGTTATGCATACAACAATAAGGATAGAGCCTGGGTTGAAGCTGTTGCAAAGAAGTTTGAAGGTAAGTGCATCTACGCAGATCTATAGAGACTCTAATGTTTCTTCAAAATATGCTATAAACAATTGTTCAAAATTTGCTCATTGTGCTACTTCAGTGAAATCCATAAAAGCTTCAAAGCTGTGTTTAGGTGCAAGCTTGGTTGCTGATATGCTATGTACTAGTCCACTTAACCTTTTGCTGCTAGAGGTCCTGTTTCTTTGCCACATATACTTAGGGAAGTGTTCAATgtttacttttgaaaaaaaaaatcatctgTGATGCATCAATGATCAATGCATGCCAGACACACTTATGTGAAAAAAAAGTGAAGGAGAAGAATTAAATTCTAGTAGATGGTTCTAAATAAACTAGCGGTTAAGATTATCCTTGACATTTTATTTTGAATGTATTTAATAATTTAGCTTTCTGCTGGTGAAATTTAATAGCTAGTCTTTCCTTCCTTGTACACAATGGGAAGAACtggaaagaaaagaagtgaaagcTTAATTTCTGACTATAGATTGCAACAAGGGTAGCAGCTAGCATCCAGAACTTATGATCACATAAGCAGCATTCAAGGATCTATGGTATTTGTAGATTAATTCAAGTGTTCCCATCCAGCAGGCAACAGACGCATATTTTTCTATGGTGTAGTAGATCCTTTTTTGGTTCAACCCACCTGAGTAtatgcgtcttcatttctgtccAAAAATCAGGCTACATTCTGCCAGCTGATCGGGCATATAGCATCACATAAAGCAGGGATGCAATAATATGGTCTAGAGGTGCATGGAACCTGAACATCCCCTGTCATAAACATCATTGGCCCTCATAAGTTTTGGAAGAATGGTCAATGGTGAATCTAATCATGTCCGCAAATTCCATGCAAGGACATTAATACAATTTTGTCAAAGTGTCATGACCTGCAAGGACACTTGGTCCTCGTGATTTTTGATATCAAGATgctgaatcattagattatgatCTTTCACATCTGAATTCTCTAAATAGTGCTTGCACTGAGGAGCTTAGTTTGGTTCTGATTTGAATACTGTTTGAAATGTTCTGGGGATAAAACTGCTTCTAGGAGATAGAATCATTGTTTAAACTGCATTGACTGTCTGCTTTAATCCAAAGGTTGCTAAATATGGATAGTGGTACTTATAGGAAAAAAAACCAAAGAGATAAGACCCTATGGAGTATGGAAAATGTGGTTAAAAATCTATAATCGGGTCCTCTATGACAATGACTAAATTGATTATCTTCGTGCATTAAAATACTATATTACCTACTcttgttccagtttatgtgaacctatttcctttttggtccgttccaaaaaaaaatgacccctttctaaatttggtaacaatttagcttaaacttacaattctacccttaatgagaagcttttataaccacacaaatactctggacccctttttgctttgtttaggaccacaaattccaaaaatcttcattttttcttaaactctgtgcccagtCAAAGACAATGTTTTTGAGA
This sequence is a window from Nicotiana sylvestris chromosome 3, ASM39365v2, whole genome shotgun sequence. Protein-coding genes within it:
- the LOC104219826 gene encoding protein COFACTOR ASSEMBLY OF COMPLEX C SUBUNIT B CCB2, chloroplastic isoform X1, with translation MKMSYTCQSLNSLAPLVFPVKRYGISIPPSEFRCRKTRKSSPMILYSRLDNSTDTQQQQLNLSVLRFTLGIPGLDESYLPRYIGCAFGSLLVLNHFLGSDSSAITAAQLRTEVLGVFLAAFSVMVPYLGKFLKGAVLVEERNVPEDAEQAFVISEEISDTLKEDLAWGTYVLLRNTSTISVLFSLQDTICARGYWRIPKDVSKDQLCDWFEKQIQQSGFRNLNEILYFPEVSDSELLEMLPKGTRSLLVQPVLQTETSNSGQKWKKDGFVLVASSNSYAYNNKDRAWVEAVAKKFEVKSIKASKLCLGASLVADMLCTSPLNLLLLEVLFLCHIYLGKCSMFTFEKKNHL
- the LOC104219826 gene encoding protein COFACTOR ASSEMBLY OF COMPLEX C SUBUNIT B CCB2, chloroplastic isoform X5, whose amino-acid sequence is MKMSYTCQSLNSLAPLVFPVKRYGISIPPSEFRCRKTRKSSPMILYSRLDNSTDTQQQQLNLSVLRFTLGIPGLDESYLPRYIGCAFGSLLVLNHFLGSDSSAITAAQLRTEVLGVFLAAFSVMVPYLGKFLKGAVLVEERNVPEDAEQAFVISEEISDTLKEDLAWGTYVLLRNTSTISVLFSLQDTICARGYWRIPKDVSKDQLCDWFEKQIQQSGFRNLNEILYFPEVSDSELLEMLPKGTRSLLVQPVLQTETSNSGQKWKKDGFVLVASSNSYAYNNKDRAWVEAVAKKFEDCNKGSS
- the LOC104219826 gene encoding protein COFACTOR ASSEMBLY OF COMPLEX C SUBUNIT B CCB2, chloroplastic isoform X3, coding for MKMSYTCQSLNSLAPLVFPVKRYGISIPPSEFRCRKTRKSSPMILYSRLDNSTDTQQQQLNLSVLRFTLGIPGLDESYLPRYIGCAFGSLLVLNHFLGSDSSAITAAQLRTEVLGVFLAAFSVMVPYLGKFLKGAVLVEERNVPEDAEQAFVISEEISDTLKEDLAWGTYVLLRNTSTISVLFSLQDTICARGYWRIPKDVSKDQLCDWFEKQIQQSGFRNLNEILYFPEVSDSELLEMLPKGTRSLLVQPVLQTETSNSGQKWKKDGFVLVASSNSYAYNNKDRAWVEAVAKKFEGQKIKATNYQNAAEVKKLPST
- the LOC104219826 gene encoding protein COFACTOR ASSEMBLY OF COMPLEX C SUBUNIT B CCB2, chloroplastic isoform X4, which gives rise to MKMSYTCQSLNSLAPLVFPVKRYGISIPPSEFRCRKTRKSSPMILYSRLDNSTDTQQQQLNLSVLRFTLGIPGLDESYLPRYIGCAFGSLLVLNHFLGSDSSAITAAQLRTEVLGVFLAAFSVMVPYLGKFLKGAVLVEERNVPEDAEQAFVISEEISDTLKEDLAWGTYVLLRNTSTISVLFSLQDTICARGYWRIPKDVSKDQLCDWFEKQIQQSGFRNLNEILYFPEVSDSELLEMLPKGTRSLLVQPVLQTETSNSGQKWKKDGFVLVASSNSYAYNNKDRAWVEAVAKKFEEDKSNKLSECG
- the LOC104219826 gene encoding protein COFACTOR ASSEMBLY OF COMPLEX C SUBUNIT B CCB2, chloroplastic isoform X2; this translates as MKMSYTCQSLNSLAPLVFPVKRYGISIPPSEFRCRKTRKSSPMILYSRLDNSTDTQQQQLNLSVLRFTLGIPGLDESYLPRYIGCAFGSLLVLNHFLGSDSSAITAAQLRTEVLGVFLAAFSVMVPYLGKFLKGAVLVEERNVPEDAEQAFVISEEISDTLKEDLAWGTYVLLRNTSTISVLFSLQDTICARGYWRIPKDVSKDQLCDWFEKQIQQSGFRNLNEILYFPEVSDSELLEMLPKGTRSLLVQPVLQTETSNSGQKWKKDGFVLVASSNSYAYNNKDRAWVEAVAKKFEDFGNFSLDCIFLSCLPIHVLTRYLDVAYRPFSLLLSASYKNFSKP